The sequence agtgttttgttgtgatttctgtgcaggagaggttgagtgtgccttggatgtgtgttaggccttattggcatgttactgtccttaggatagcccaaaataggcttaggagtcatgaaaagcaataatggcaaagttgcttaaaagatgcaaaaagttgcatgacaacttttaaaagttgtcaagcaacttttccacccaaatggtcaaagacccttgttaagcatggagagccctaattttggcacaccgactGAGGTATGGctagtataagtatttgcaaaccctaaattaatgggttggatgtcagatattgtacggcctaagcaaagtgacctgactatgactgtttgttggttaccagtcagtttgaacgaagcaaccaagcaagttaatggattgatttatgTGCAAAACTGTGTGTATTTTCTTCTATGATGTAAATgctttcattgtgagcaattagattaggtttttatttgcagattgagtgtgtttgtaaatagtttgtaaattgccttcttactgtccagttttggacaagattgtgtaaatggctgcataactcctttccccattgtggaaccaccatgaaaccatggggaatgagagtgcataccttgtaccatactgcaaagcaagtagggcccttgaaaatgcagggaggccatcaagagacccaatcctaggtgagactgaacagtgcctggctaggaagggttaagttgtagaggtcttggagagcaaggttagTCAGAGAAGagagcaccctttggaggagttggagaggggtgagagaagcaccattggtgtgaaggagaagcttccaccaatccagacaaggtggcaaaaGCAACAAAcccacactgtgaccctggcagtcCTAAAAACCctcctcaaaacccttaaaaaccttaaaatctacctagggcactgtacgaccacttagaggcctaaaacctagaaaatccttgagcccttgccaaatgaatggtagtcaattttgggagtttgggttgtttgtgcatcgtttgtgagagggagccctaaaggactgggtaggaggcctaattggtcaaaatccttgtagccctattttgtaagcaaaaacacaaaatagtgaaatcggtaaggggttagagtcttgaaacctcttgggggcacatgcatGGGTGGGAAAACCATgaaataaccctaacctaaccttgctaagacctaggaaggtgtggaacaagccaagcccttatcagccatagtaagggattttgagtctcatgagtaggtgagaccttaggagcaacattgcaactcattggtgggtggattgggcaaggtcaggggattcctcaagcaagggaagtcctagagaccctagggtgtggagagaacaccaggtgatcccagggaaggatccaagagcatagactaggctagtctatcccaaaccccatcccatcgaCATGCCACAATGAGACCCATATCAACCTTCAAAATCATCCACcaaagcatatctagaccaaaGGGGCATGATCCAAATAGGATACACCACCATAGTCAATCAAAAATCGGACTAGTTGACAACACTGAACTCAAACATCATTATTCACTTGACAATCAAACCATCACTAGAAAACTGAAttggaacactacacaaaccaaatgaacatgtcctcctaGCTGCAACAATTAATCCACAAATCAGAAAACCGCCAAGTATTCTCCAGACTAGTTCTTACAGGCAGTCATTgtaaaaaacaacaacaaccaactctaccaCCAGAGAAACAGAGGACCTATAAACTTGATAGTACAAAAcatacacaaatcataaacataccggaggaatgcaaaacattcttactaggacattaaaaactctttcctgaATAAGTATagtttcctgcatattgaaacttccatcaCACCAATCTTCTGGAAATGCCTCAATATCTTCACCGAACCACAAACAATATCATAACACTCACTTATGGACCAtctacaacacatagtgacatcaatgacaacacaacacaacacaacacaacaacttaaGCTTCCAACACTTTCTACTCCTCTTTCAATGCGCATTTAGAATATCAAAAAGagcataaaaaatgaaagaaacaactATCTCACCTCCACAAGCCCTTTGATGCATTAGAAGTGCTCAAGATGGGATGGAGAGATACAATTTGGATGGAATATTGGTCACCCAAGAGAGATTTCATAATTTGTCAACAAGCACTTAAATTTCTATGCATGGTAAAATGTCCTTGAGAGatggtttttataatttttttaaattaatatgaaTAATTGAGATTGGATCTTGAATTGGAGGGCTAGGGTGAATTAGGTTGTGATGAAGGGAGTATATTGATGCATGTGGAGAGATGAGATAAAATCAAGTGACCAACTGTCAAAATTAACTTAATTTGCATTGAGAGATGAGATACAAGCAAGTGGAAGCTTGGGGTAAGTGCAAGTGGATGAGAGGGGTTGACTCATTTGATGAATGGTCAATATTACCTTAGTATAGTCAAATTGCAAAAGGTTATCTTTCCACTTTTGTTGTGAAGTTGGagatagatttttattttatttttaaataagatgAAAAAGAGGAAATGTGCATTGGTATACTTAATTAAATaggcatttatttaattaattaataaatagaaattaattttattaaataataaacacTATTTACTTAACAAAAAAGTGATGTAAATTAATGTTATGGAAAATAAGAATATGTTAAGTTAAAATGTAAAAAATAGATTTTAagttactattacaaataaaatttgtGCTCACACCAACTATTATTTCTATTGTCTTTTTAAGATGTTGATATGACTTGCAAATAAGAATAATATGACAATTTGTGAAAGAATTGAGAAATTTTAGActttattctttcaataaatcGTCCGAATATGGGACTCTTCCACACAAGAGTCCCCCTCTTAACTTTGTCTAACACAACACCCTTTGACAAATAACTATGaactaaatattttttaaataaatagtgttttcaattttaataaaactGAATCTCCGCCTCTTTCTCTATACATACGTGTGAATGCCCAAAATTTCAAGCCCGGAATCTTCCACCTGCCACCGTTCCACTAGCTGTAATTTTTGGAATTTTTCCGCGAAATACTCCATCTGTGCTATTTTTATTCAGGATGAAATGGAATTATACTAAGAGCTCCACGGCATTGGGTTTCTTTGGAGGAACAATGGGTACCCTTTACCAGCTAAAATCCTGTTTCAACCTACTGCTGCTATGGCTACTGTTTGCCCTACACGCTGCCTACTCCAAGACTTTCAGCTATGGCGAATTCAACAAATCAAGCATAATTCTGCTCAAGGATGCTTCCATACACTCTGAGCGGGTACTCACCCTAACCAACCAAACCCTGCGTTCAATGGGTCGTGCTCTGTACCCCACTCAAATCACAGTAAAAAGCAGTAATAATTCAATGGTCTCCTTCAGTACCAGTTTTGTCTTgtccattggggttccaactgagGGTTTAGCAGGGCATGGAATGGCCTTCATCATGGTTCCCAACAAATCTGTAGTGGGCGTCGCAGGTGCCCAGTTCCTCGGACTTGCTACATCTAAAACCAATGGTCTCCAATCCAACCAATTTTTAGCAGTGGAATTTGATACAAATTATAACCCTGAACTTGGAGATATAAATGACAACCATGTTGGAGTTAATCTGAATGGCGTTACTTCCTTGGAATCACAGCCAGCAGCCTATTGGATTGACACAGACCATTTTCAGAATTTAAGTCTGAAAAGTGGAAAGAATTTTCAGGTCTGGATTGATTATGACCATGTTGAAGACCGGCTGAATGTGACTATTGCAGTAGTTGGGATTGAGAAGCCTGTGAAACCATTGATATCTGTTGCTAAGTTTAATCTTTCTGCAGTGTTGAAGGAGGAGGTGTATGTGGGGTTTTCTGCAGCTACAGGGTCTTATGGAGTTGAAAATCATTACATTCTTGGCTGGAGCTTCAGTTCAGAAGGTGATATTGTAAATATAAATGGAAACATAGGACtgaaatggatttagaaataaAGACTCTGAATATGTGTAAGACCAGAAAGTTTAGATTTTAGATTTTGCTATTTCAGAAGATTAAGAAATTTGCTCATTTCTAGTTAAAGAGGTGGAGGGCTTTTGTGATCTGGGTGGGGGGGGAGGATTGTTGTGAGGACTGAACAGGTTTCTTGAATCTTTATGCCTCTTTAATTCTAATTCTTCAAAGTGGTTTATCTAATTATAGAATAATAACCATAATGTTTAGAGAACCTTGTTATTTAGGGGCATTCCAAATCTCAGAAACTAAACTTGTTATTTGGGATATTCAAATCTCAAAAGATGTTGGTTATACTAGTTTTTTAAGTTATTTGAGATAACCAAAATTTCAAACAACAAACAGTATGCGGAATTGTAGACATCAAATTTTAACAGTCCATTAAATAAGTATGAGATGTTTCTGGATTTGAGTGATGGAAATACTCAGAGTTAAATTCAGAAACATCTCATGCTAGCATCTGAAATTGTTTATATTTTGACAAACCCTCTAAATATACTATGATATTCGCATCAgaattcaactgtgtagttttgaATCAAATTCATCGACCTACTACATGTCAATTGATGAATTAAAAGAACTCTATGATGAATGATCCATAAAAGTTTTGAAAACTTCTGCAACTTCTGATTGTAACTTATTACAAAGGTCTAATTTACAGTAGAAAGCCATCCTCGTGCCATTGAAAGGACTTAGCTCTTCCCTTACTAGAAAAGGTTTACCTAAAGGGTGAAATAATGGTATATCAAGATTACTGAAAACTTTATAAAAAATGAAGATGAATGATCAGCGATTTAACTCTTGGAATAAAACTTTCAATCTGTAGATATTGAAATTTATGCAATAGAGATGCTATATTTGTCTAGAGTTTGCATCTCTTCCACTGTGATTTTAGTCTTATGTGATTAGATGGTTTTTTTCCTTCTGTGTTGGTCTATTGATCTGGGCCTATACTTGTAACAGGCAAAGCACCGGCGCTGGATCTCTCCGGGCTCCCTTCATTCAGCAGAAAGAACCCCATAACTAAATCCAAAGGCTTTGAGGCAGCTATGGCTGTAGCATCTCTGGTTCTACTCCTGATAGCAGTTTTCTTTGCATTTCGTAAACTGAAAAACATAAAAGACAAAGAAACGATTGAAGAATGGGAGTTAGAGTATTGGCCTCACAGAATTCCCTACGAAGAGCTAAAAACTGCCACACAGGGTTTCTGTGATGAGCAGCTGCTGGGCCGCGGGGGTTTCGGAAGGGTTTATAAGGGCGTTCTGCCCACAAGCGGCCTTGAAGTTGCAGTAAAATGCATAACAAAGGACTCTACTGAAGGAATGAAGGAATTTATTTCAGAAATCGCGACTGTGGGTCGTCTCCAGCACAGAAACCTTGTTCAATTACGGGGCTGGTGCAGGAGAAGGGAACAGCTATTCATTGTTTACGACTACATGCCAAATGGAAGCCTGGACAAATTGATATTCCCAAACCCAAAGACAAGCAGAGAAATTCTGCCTTGGGCTCGAAGATACGCGATTATGAAGGGCGTGGCTACAGGGCTTTTATATCTTCATGAGCAATGGGATCGCAGGGTTGTTCACAGAGATGTAAAATCCAGCAATGTGTTGCTCGATTCAGATCTCAATGCAAAGCTGGGAGATTTTGGGCTTGCTCGTTTGTACGACCACGCACAAAATCCACAGACAACTCGGGTCGTGGGGACTGTTGGGTATATTGCTCCTGAGATCACAATTACAGGGAAAGTTACTCCAAGCTCCGATGTATTCAGTTTTGGGGTTGTTTTACTGGAAGTTGCATGTGGTAGGAGGCCTGTAGATCTGTCCAAGGATAATGAACAGATTGTTTTGATGGATTGGGTGAGGGATTTGTATCAGAATGGAAGCATCTTGCACGCAGCCGATCCAAATCTTAATGGTATGTACGATGTGGAAGAAATGGAGAGAGTACTGAAATTGGGGTTGCTTTGTACTCATCCTCTGCCAGACAAAAGGCTTGACATTAAAACAGTACTGCAAATACTGGAAGGCCGAGCTCCTCTTCCAGTTCATCAGATTAATTGGGCTTCTGACGATACAAGTCACTATGATTATGGGCATGATATTGTTCATGTTACAGATGAGGGGGAAACTGATGGTCTGTTGGCTTCCGCTCTTAAATCAGTGGAATCTGCAACTACTTCAACGAGCCATATCTATGAAAAAGATTCTGATTATGATGTAAGCAGATGATTTTCTCAGGTACCTGTTGGCCTTGGCCTCATGGATTGAGACTGAAGTTCAGTGGATAGACATGAGCCAAGCATGGCGGCAACCAGTTTTGGACTGAATGGCAGGGAAATATTAATTGTGGTTGTTGCAGTTAATGCTTCTCGAGGGAGGTAGTTTTCTGTATTATTGATTTggctttttataaaataaaaaaatcttttatACCTTATAGCAATATGGGACTTaaattttcttgtgtctttttatTTGATCCAAATGtctttttaataatttattaaaaaattgacTCCTCTTTCTGGATAGACATGAGCCAAGCATGACGGCAACTATTTTTGGCCTGAATTGCAGGGAAATATTAATTGTGGGTTTTGCAGTTAATGCTTCTCGAGAGAGGTGGTTTTCTATACTATTGATTTGGCTTTTggctttttttgtttttaaaaaaaaatctttatagtTTACCTTATAGCAATATGGGACTtaaattttcttttgtctttttattttatccgatgttattttattaatttattaaaaaattgattCTTTTCAACGATTTTTAAAATatctttatttaaaattatttttgcatttaaacATTTTTCATCTTTAATTAAGGTTAACACATGTATGTCCTTGTAAAGGGGAAAATTgggtgacttggcaatttgcaagATAGAAAGAGAAATCACCATATCACCTATTTTTTTTTGAGATGgggagatgcctttacattcaaaagagggggaaaatCAACTAGATGCAATCACTAATAAGATTAGTactgaatactaagtagactggctgaaatggaatgtgtttgaccctttTTTGTaaattgactagttgaattaagattaaGTGCAAGAAATGAAGGCAAATCTAAGAAAACAATGAGTTGTAAAGTTGGGATTTCGTTGTGTACTTGGatctgagaagtatgagatgattcgGAGCTACCTTGCGAAAACTACCAAAAGTATCAGGGACCAGGGTACCCCCTCTTGGTCCTCTAATATTTTCGatcgttgaaaagggttttttcatttcTGTGTCTAAAGCTTATATCGAGAGTTACAACTGTGCACTTGGTTTTTTGCACACAGAAggaaaaggaaatgtgttggggataggggcttgcctttaggtcaaacctcggttttggaattaaccaagtgattgaaataATGTAATTTAAATGATTGAAAGTAGAGATTCTTCTCTTTGAGAGGATGTTGAATTTATtgaaaaatgaaatgcttatacctccttgtgaagttttgctcgCCACCACATGGAATTAAgacttcatgaattagaatgatgatctcctcttcaatgcttgaaatattgactctattgttgctccaaagcttgaaggaagactaagaatgctcaattgctctcgaatttttgaatgcttgatctcttggatgcttgaagacttcaTGTGTGTGCGTGATGGATCCTCAAATGAgaagggaaatccctcttatatacctGCATGTcagattaattgactaatttttcgacatgagccgacatggaggggtttttctcgctcaaatttgagatgggtcaGGGGGCCAAAATGGGTCcccattagggaggaccagggcacc is a genomic window of Cryptomeria japonica chromosome 7, Sugi_1.0, whole genome shotgun sequence containing:
- the LOC131057126 gene encoding L-type lectin-domain containing receptor kinase IV.3, producing the protein MKWNYTKSSTALGFFGGTMGTLYQLKSCFNLLLLWLLFALHAAYSKTFSYGEFNKSSIILLKDASIHSERVLTLTNQTLRSMGRALYPTQITVKSSNNSMVSFSTSFVLSIGVPTEGLAGHGMAFIMVPNKSVVGVAGAQFLGLATSKTNGLQSNQFLAVEFDTNYNPELGDINDNHVGVNLNGVTSLESQPAAYWIDTDHFQNLSLKSGKNFQVWIDYDHVEDRLNVTIAVVGIEKPVKPLISVAKFNLSAVLKEEVYVGFSAATGSYGVENHYILGWSFSSEGKAPALDLSGLPSFSRKNPITKSKGFEAAMAVASLVLLLIAVFFAFRKLKNIKDKETIEEWELEYWPHRIPYEELKTATQGFCDEQLLGRGGFGRVYKGVLPTSGLEVAVKCITKDSTEGMKEFISEIATVGRLQHRNLVQLRGWCRRREQLFIVYDYMPNGSLDKLIFPNPKTSREILPWARRYAIMKGVATGLLYLHEQWDRRVVHRDVKSSNVLLDSDLNAKLGDFGLARLYDHAQNPQTTRVVGTVGYIAPEITITGKVTPSSDVFSFGVVLLEVACGRRPVDLSKDNEQIVLMDWVRDLYQNGSILHAADPNLNGMYDVEEMERVLKLGLLCTHPLPDKRLDIKTVLQILEGRAPLPVHQINWASDDTSHYDYGHDIVHVTDEGETDGLLASALKSVESATTSTSHIYEKDSDYDVSR